The following proteins are co-located in the Trichormus variabilis 0441 genome:
- a CDS encoding transglutaminase TgpA family protein, whose translation MNQFWRLPVSLDWGQNHQGSPLMEVENSISLRVLVLALVITGIVAMDIAAGTTFSFWAIPISVVGTVWGYYHRRKPNIPIKFCIAIGMLMALGAFFGRLFGELNDTRLALAELLIQLQVLHSFDVPRRKDLGYSIVIGLILLGVAATLSQTLAFAPVLLLFLAIAIPTLVINYRSQLGLNNSKFKIQNSKTKKLSSGLPTYFLLFGVVVGLGLVVFALLPRFPGYQLRTFPVSSPIEVNQSFTGRSIINPGYVRQGNADNQGNGRGENEQSGNGQPGKVDDSFYYGFNNQINQNLRGEMKPKVVMRVRSQVEGFWRVLAFDRYTGKGWDISRNDDVTTLRRSPWSYQIYLSPPPISGKTREVVQTYTVVSDLPNLIPAMSYPREVYFPTPMIAVDKEGGLRAPVGLSEDLTYTVISEVPYRDRTLLGKAANDYPDSIKNYYLQIPPEIASKVKQRTEEILADYDQQLVWKSQTQKTLDSDYEKALYLAQYLKQNYSIPENPLELPYLSEKEDLVEAFLFKHKGGYPDHFSTVLTVMLRSIGIPARLVAGFSAGEFNPFTGMYVVRNTDAYAMTEVYFPKYGWFTFDPIPNHPLIPPSVEDVQTFSVLRQFWQWVAGWLPTPVTGLFNTIFGTLFSWIGKAIAWFFTLFTQGWFGVLTGLLVGTTTAFFGWLGWTQWREWRNHRRLRQLPPMESLYQQMLQWTAKKGLGKHPAQTPLEYAQVAYHHHGSTTAQVIDEICQAYVGWRYGGQKPNLNQLRQKWEKIKKVGDDRVNSSL comes from the coding sequence ATGAATCAATTTTGGCGTTTACCTGTAAGTCTTGATTGGGGACAAAATCACCAGGGTTCGCCTTTGATGGAAGTAGAAAATTCCATTTCGCTGCGGGTACTAGTGCTAGCGTTGGTAATTACTGGAATTGTGGCTATGGATATTGCCGCAGGGACTACATTCAGTTTCTGGGCAATACCCATAAGTGTAGTTGGAACAGTTTGGGGTTATTATCATCGCCGCAAACCCAATATTCCCATCAAGTTTTGCATTGCTATTGGAATGTTAATGGCATTGGGGGCTTTCTTTGGGCGATTATTTGGCGAATTGAATGATACGCGGTTGGCTTTAGCCGAGTTGTTAATTCAACTACAAGTCCTCCACAGTTTTGATGTACCTCGTCGCAAAGACTTGGGTTATTCTATTGTGATTGGGTTGATTTTGTTGGGTGTAGCCGCAACATTAAGCCAAACCCTGGCATTCGCACCTGTTTTATTATTGTTTTTAGCGATCGCCATCCCCACTTTAGTCATCAATTATCGTTCCCAATTGGGGCTAAACAATTCAAAATTCAAAATTCAAAATTCAAAAACAAAGAAATTATCCTCTGGTTTACCTACTTATTTTTTATTATTTGGTGTAGTTGTGGGGTTAGGCTTGGTAGTCTTTGCCTTATTACCCCGATTCCCTGGCTATCAACTGCGGACTTTTCCTGTGAGTTCGCCTATCGAGGTCAACCAAAGTTTTACTGGCCGTAGCATTATTAATCCTGGTTATGTTCGTCAAGGTAATGCTGACAATCAAGGTAACGGTCGTGGTGAAAATGAACAAAGTGGAAATGGTCAACCAGGAAAGGTAGATGATAGCTTCTATTACGGGTTCAATAACCAGATCAACCAAAACCTGCGGGGAGAAATGAAACCCAAGGTAGTGATGCGGGTGCGATCGCAAGTTGAGGGTTTTTGGCGAGTGTTGGCTTTTGACCGTTACACAGGTAAAGGTTGGGATATTTCCCGTAATGATGATGTGACAACCCTGAGGCGATCGCCTTGGTCTTATCAAATATATTTATCACCACCACCAATATCTGGCAAAACTAGGGAAGTAGTGCAGACTTACACTGTAGTATCGGATTTGCCTAACCTGATTCCTGCTATGTCTTATCCCAGGGAAGTTTACTTTCCCACACCCATGATTGCTGTTGATAAAGAAGGTGGGTTACGCGCACCTGTAGGTTTATCGGAAGATTTGACCTATACAGTTATTTCCGAAGTACCTTACCGCGATCGCACTTTACTGGGAAAAGCCGCTAACGATTATCCCGATAGCATCAAAAATTATTATCTACAAATTCCTCCAGAAATTGCGTCTAAAGTTAAGCAACGTACCGAAGAAATTTTAGCCGATTACGATCAACAACTGGTCTGGAAATCGCAAACTCAAAAGACTTTGGATTCCGACTATGAGAAGGCGCTTTATTTAGCGCAATATCTCAAACAAAACTATTCCATCCCTGAAAATCCTTTAGAGTTGCCCTATTTGAGTGAAAAGGAAGATTTAGTAGAAGCGTTTTTGTTCAAACATAAAGGCGGTTATCCAGACCACTTTTCCACAGTTCTGACGGTAATGCTACGGTCTATTGGTATCCCTGCACGGTTAGTAGCTGGGTTCAGTGCGGGGGAATTTAATCCATTTACAGGGATGTATGTTGTACGTAACACAGATGCTTACGCGATGACGGAAGTATATTTCCCTAAATATGGTTGGTTTACCTTCGACCCAATTCCCAATCATCCACTGATTCCGCCTTCAGTTGAGGATGTGCAGACTTTTAGTGTATTGCGGCAATTTTGGCAATGGGTAGCTGGATGGTTGCCGACTCCGGTGACAGGTTTGTTTAATACTATATTTGGGACATTATTTAGTTGGATTGGTAAGGCGATCGCTTGGTTTTTTACTCTGTTTACTCAAGGTTGGTTTGGCGTATTAACTGGCTTACTTGTAGGAACGACAACCGCTTTCTTTGGTTGGTTAGGTTGGACACAGTGGAGAGAATGGCGTAACCATCGCCGATTACGTCAACTACCCCCAATGGAAAGCCTTTATCAACAAATGCTGCAATGGACAGCTAAAAAAGGCTTGGGTAAACATCCAGCCCAAACACCTTTAGAGTATGCCCAAGTAGCCTATCACCATCACGGAAGTACCACCGCCCAAGTTATAGATGAGATTTGTCAAGCCTATGTTGGCTGGCGGTATGGTGGTCAAAAACCTAACTTAAATCAACTGCGACAAAAATGGGAAAAGATAAAAAAGGTGGGTGACGATCGGGTAAATAGTAGCTTGTAG
- the hetZ gene encoding heterocyst differentiation protein HetZ, giving the protein MNSAATATIPTANLLEENSFGTEVIFKLIYKELKQFTKASDQNCHDVANRITTEVYRICTESKRIQASGAVESSAMTLAKHRLQQCLRYYQQGSNRGRVELHSTLSAIIYRYINPPQRQLSYQGRLTIIEDFLQSFYLEALNAFRRENQLGPTYRPQTLLELAEYMAFTERYGKRRIPLPGRQQQLIILRAQTFSQQQPPETNVDIEQAAEGSSNDGDGTWEEPAVQRLRSAMATQPEPEPEEDTLRSVVITELMDYLEQKQQSDCADYFSLRLQDMSAQEIENVLGLTPRQRDYLQQRFKYHLIRFALLHRWELVHEWLEASLNTNLGLTPQQWEAYTAELDDKQRSLLDLKQQGQPDEKIAKTLGLSMAQLQKRWFKILEQAWEIRNSLVSGSSASTHE; this is encoded by the coding sequence ATGAATTCAGCCGCAACAGCAACTATTCCAACCGCAAATCTTCTCGAAGAAAACTCTTTTGGTACAGAGGTCATCTTCAAACTGATTTACAAAGAGCTAAAACAGTTTACCAAAGCTTCCGACCAGAATTGTCATGATGTAGCAAATCGTATCACTACAGAAGTATACCGAATTTGTACCGAAAGTAAACGGATTCAAGCTTCTGGCGCTGTAGAAAGTTCAGCCATGACCCTAGCCAAGCATCGGCTACAACAATGTTTGAGATATTATCAACAAGGTTCTAACCGAGGCAGAGTCGAACTACACAGCACACTCAGCGCTATTATTTATCGTTACATTAATCCCCCTCAGCGCCAATTAAGCTATCAAGGGCGGCTGACTATTATAGAAGATTTCTTACAAAGTTTTTATTTAGAAGCATTAAACGCTTTCCGCCGCGAAAATCAACTCGGTCCTACCTACCGTCCCCAAACTCTTCTAGAGTTGGCAGAGTATATGGCATTTACCGAGCGCTATGGTAAGCGCCGCATTCCCTTACCAGGAAGACAACAACAGTTGATTATCCTGCGGGCGCAAACTTTCTCCCAACAGCAACCACCAGAAACCAACGTCGATATTGAACAAGCCGCCGAAGGTAGCTCTAATGATGGTGATGGTACATGGGAAGAACCAGCAGTACAGCGCTTACGCTCTGCAATGGCTACCCAACCAGAACCAGAACCAGAAGAAGACACCTTACGTTCTGTAGTGATTACAGAATTAATGGACTATCTGGAGCAGAAACAACAATCTGACTGTGCTGATTACTTTTCTTTACGTCTTCAGGATATGTCAGCTCAAGAAATTGAGAACGTTTTAGGTTTAACTCCACGTCAGCGAGATTACTTACAACAACGCTTCAAGTATCATTTGATTCGGTTCGCTTTGTTACATCGCTGGGAATTGGTCCACGAATGGTTAGAAGCTTCCTTAAATACTAATTTGGGTTTGACTCCTCAACAATGGGAAGCTTACACAGCAGAGCTAGACGACAAACAAAGGTCTTTATTAGATTTGAAACAACAAGGTCAACCAGATGAAAAAATTGCCAAAACTTTAGGGTTATCAATGGCACAACTACAGAAACGGTGGTTTAAGATTTTAGAACAAGCTTGGGAAATTCGTAATTCCCTAGTGTCCGGATCAAGTGCATCTACTCATGAATAG
- the tic22 gene encoding outer membrane biogenesis proteinTic22, whose product MKALVRWGATLGLVGSTLLGTLSLGSLPAVALSEQQIKEKLDSVPIYLVTNEKGLPLSRPLPNAQNGQKAGGSITGAYMSRQEAQAFINELRNAKNKDPKMQEIVKSLQVTAVPLGVIYQQLQQTKKDPNRLLFAFKPVDQEIKGAMDLLRQSGQQVNQFKSVPMFAVRFAPDQGYVPIKVGTGNEQVVPLFLSKQDAQGLLGQVKPKHPKADIQVLDIDGVLQTLQDKNDPWLNQVVLVPSPESREYIRTLPKDKAPNTPAAPNRNNNNSRPNSR is encoded by the coding sequence ATGAAAGCATTGGTTCGCTGGGGCGCAACACTAGGTTTAGTTGGAAGTACTTTACTCGGAACATTATCTTTAGGTAGCCTTCCAGCAGTAGCATTATCAGAACAACAAATCAAAGAAAAGTTGGATAGCGTACCTATTTATTTAGTTACAAATGAAAAAGGCTTACCATTAAGCCGTCCTTTACCAAACGCGCAAAACGGACAAAAGGCCGGTGGTTCAATCACTGGGGCTTATATGAGTCGGCAGGAAGCTCAGGCTTTTATTAACGAACTGCGCAACGCCAAAAATAAAGATCCCAAGATGCAGGAAATCGTTAAAAGCCTACAGGTGACCGCAGTGCCACTAGGGGTGATTTATCAACAGTTGCAACAAACAAAAAAAGACCCTAATCGCCTGTTATTTGCTTTTAAACCTGTAGACCAGGAAATTAAAGGGGCAATGGATTTATTGCGCCAAAGTGGTCAACAGGTAAATCAGTTTAAGAGTGTACCGATGTTTGCTGTGAGATTTGCGCCAGATCAGGGTTATGTGCCAATCAAAGTAGGTACTGGCAACGAACAAGTTGTCCCACTATTTTTGAGTAAACAGGATGCACAAGGCTTATTGGGGCAAGTCAAGCCAAAACATCCAAAGGCGGATATTCAAGTTCTAGACATAGACGGCGTGCTACAGACATTACAAGATAAGAATGATCCTTGGCTCAATCAAGTTGTATTAGTGCCATCTCCAGAATCGAGAGAATATATTAGGACTCTACCGAAAGACAAAGCGCCTAACACTCCTGCTGCTCCTAATCGTAACAATAATAATTCCCGACCGAATTCACGTTAG
- a CDS encoding alpha/beta fold hydrolase, which yields MATIEILGFPHAYELTAPTSYPDALVFIHGWLNSRGYWQPVTSRLSVDFQCLSYDLRGFGESQSQLETDFHRGSSSASLSAQSLQEINLSFDSLYTPAAYAQDLAALLEQLNITSAWLVGHSLGGTIALWAAAQIPQRIKGVICINAGGGIYLKEAFEQFRMAGQRFLQVRPRWLSQLPLIDLLFTRASVSRPLDRQWARQRVIDFVVADPEAALGALLDSTTEDEVNRLPKLVSQLKQPVYFLAGTDDKVMEPKYVRHLASFHPLFQYCGDNVIEIPDCGHLAMLEQPDAVASHIKSLVIGHG from the coding sequence ATGGCAACTATTGAAATCTTAGGCTTTCCACACGCCTACGAGCTGACAGCTCCTACATCCTACCCAGATGCTTTAGTATTTATTCACGGTTGGCTCAATAGCCGTGGATACTGGCAACCTGTGACTTCTCGCTTGTCAGTTGACTTTCAGTGTCTGTCTTATGATTTACGAGGCTTTGGAGAGTCTCAGTCACAGCTAGAAACTGATTTTCATCGGGGATCAAGTTCTGCCAGTTTATCTGCTCAGTCTCTTCAAGAGATTAATTTATCTTTTGATTCTCTGTATACACCAGCAGCTTATGCTCAAGATTTGGCAGCCCTGTTGGAACAGCTAAATATTACCAGTGCTTGGCTTGTTGGTCATTCGTTGGGAGGTACTATCGCTCTATGGGCAGCTGCTCAAATTCCTCAACGGATTAAGGGTGTCATTTGTATTAACGCAGGTGGCGGTATTTACCTGAAAGAAGCGTTTGAACAGTTCCGGATGGCAGGACAAAGATTTTTACAAGTCCGTCCGCGTTGGTTGTCCCAATTGCCTCTAATTGACTTATTATTCACCAGAGCTAGTGTATCTCGTCCCCTGGATCGCCAGTGGGCGCGTCAGCGTGTAATAGATTTTGTTGTAGCTGACCCTGAAGCAGCTTTAGGTGCTTTGCTAGATTCCACAACAGAGGATGAAGTTAATCGATTACCAAAGCTAGTATCTCAGTTAAAGCAGCCAGTTTATTTCCTGGCTGGCACTGACGATAAGGTGATGGAACCCAAATATGTTCGCCACTTAGCGAGTTTTCATCCACTTTTCCAATACTGTGGTGATAACGTGATTGAAATTCCTGATTGTGGACATTTGGCAATGTTAGAACAACCAGATGCGGTTGCTAGTCATATTAAGTCATTGGTCATTGGTCATGGGTAA
- the psaJ gene encoding photosystem I reaction center subunit IX → MADKADQSSYLIKFISTAPVAATIWLIITAGILIEFNRFFPDLLFHPLP, encoded by the coding sequence ATGGCAGACAAAGCTGACCAATCTAGCTACCTAATTAAATTCATTTCCACAGCACCAGTTGCAGCTACTATCTGGCTGATAATCACGGCTGGGATTTTGATTGAATTCAATCGCTTTTTTCCAGATCTACTTTTCCATCCCTTACCATAA
- the sds gene encoding solanesyl diphosphate synthase produces the protein MTPATSLFTPVEADLRILADNLKQLVGNRHPILFAAAEHLFGAGGKRIRPAIVLLISRATMLEQDITPRHRRLAEITEMIHTASLVHDDVVDESEVRRGVPTVHSLFGNRIAILAGDFLFAQSSWYLANLDNLQVVKLLSEVIMDLATGEIQQGLNRFDASISIENYIEKSYYKTASLIANSSKAAGLLSEVSPETAEHLYAYGRHLGIAFQIVDDILDFTSTTDTLGKPAGSDLKSGNLTAPVLFALAEKPYLEVLIEREFAQEGDLEQALELIQNSQGIQKARDLAAHHTKLAIEHLTTLPTSESHQALINIAEYTLSRLY, from the coding sequence ATGACCCCAGCCACCTCCCTGTTTACCCCTGTGGAAGCAGACCTGCGAATACTAGCAGATAACCTGAAACAGCTAGTTGGAAATCGCCACCCCATTTTGTTTGCGGCAGCCGAACATTTATTCGGAGCTGGGGGAAAGCGTATCAGACCAGCAATCGTGCTGCTGATATCAAGAGCAACAATGTTAGAGCAAGATATTACGCCGCGTCACCGACGGCTAGCCGAGATTACAGAAATGATTCATACGGCCAGCTTAGTACACGACGACGTGGTCGATGAATCTGAAGTACGGCGAGGTGTACCCACCGTTCACAGTTTGTTTGGCAATCGAATTGCCATCCTAGCAGGAGATTTCTTATTTGCTCAATCTTCCTGGTATTTAGCAAACTTGGACAATTTACAGGTGGTGAAACTTCTCTCAGAAGTCATTATGGATTTGGCTACTGGGGAAATTCAGCAGGGACTAAACCGCTTTGACGCGAGTATTTCCATCGAGAATTATATCGAGAAGAGCTACTACAAGACAGCTTCCTTAATTGCTAACAGTTCCAAAGCTGCTGGTTTATTGAGCGAAGTTTCCCCAGAAACTGCCGAACATCTCTACGCCTATGGTCGTCACTTGGGCATAGCATTTCAGATTGTCGATGACATTTTAGATTTCACCAGCACCACAGACACTCTTGGTAAACCGGCTGGGTCTGATCTCAAAAGTGGCAATCTCACCGCACCGGTTTTATTTGCTCTAGCGGAAAAACCATACTTAGAAGTGCTGATTGAACGAGAGTTTGCCCAAGAAGGAGATTTAGAGCAAGCACTAGAACTCATCCAAAATAGTCAAGGCATACAGAAAGCACGAGATTTAGCTGCTCATCACACCAAGTTAGCAATTGAGCATCTAACGACACTGCCAACTTCGGAATCTCACCAAGCACTAATCAACATAGCTGAATACACACTAAGCCGATTATATTAG
- a CDS encoding photosystem I reaction center subunit III: MRRLFALILVICLSFSFAPPAKALGADLTPCAENPAFQALAKNARNTTADPQSGQKRFERYSQALCGPEGYPHLIVDGRLDRAGDFLIPSILFLYIAGWIGWVGRAYLQAIKKDSDTEQKEIQLDLGLALPIIATGFAWPAAAVKELLSGELTAKDSEITVSPR, from the coding sequence ATGCGTCGATTGTTTGCTTTGATTTTAGTGATTTGTCTGTCATTCAGTTTCGCTCCCCCAGCCAAAGCCCTGGGAGCTGATCTGACACCTTGTGCAGAAAATCCCGCATTTCAAGCACTGGCAAAAAATGCCCGCAATACTACAGCAGACCCCCAATCAGGACAAAAACGTTTTGAGCGTTATTCTCAAGCGCTTTGTGGTCCGGAAGGCTATCCTCACCTGATTGTTGATGGTCGTCTTGATCGTGCTGGTGATTTTCTAATTCCCAGCATTCTCTTCCTCTACATTGCCGGTTGGATTGGTTGGGTAGGTCGTGCTTACCTACAAGCAATCAAAAAGGACTCAGATACTGAACAAAAAGAGATCCAACTCGATTTGGGTCTTGCGCTACCCATTATCGCTACCGGCTTTGCTTGGCCAGCAGCCGCAGTTAAAGAACTTCTTTCTGGAGAATTAACTGCTAAGGACTCTGAAATCACTGTTTCTCCCCGCTAA
- the remA gene encoding extracellular matrix/biofilm regulator RemA: MEIQLINIGFGNIVSANRVVAIVSPESAPIKRIITDARDKNQLIDATYGRRTRAVIITDSSHVILSAIQPETVANRFVISREHQSVEN; encoded by the coding sequence ATGGAAATACAGTTAATTAATATCGGTTTTGGCAACATTGTATCTGCTAACCGAGTAGTTGCCATTGTTAGTCCGGAATCAGCGCCTATCAAGCGGATTATTACCGATGCTAGGGACAAAAATCAGTTAATTGATGCGACTTATGGTCGCAGAACAAGAGCTGTAATTATCACTGATTCCAGCCACGTAATTTTGTCGGCGATTCAACCGGAAACGGTAGCAAATCGTTTCGTCATTTCCCGCGAGCATCAGAGTGTAGAAAATTAG
- the tsaD gene encoding tRNA (adenosine(37)-N6)-threonylcarbamoyltransferase complex transferase subunit TsaD has product MTTVLAIETSCDETAVAIVNNRQVCSSIIASQIPVHQQYGGVVPEVASRAHLETINDAIAQAMDQAQLGWDKIDGIAATCAPGLVGALLVGLTAAKTLAILHNKPFLGVHHLEGHIYATYLSEPTLDPPFLSLLVSGGHTSLIYVKECGRYESLGETRDDAAGEAFDKVARLLKLGYPGGPVIDKLAQTGNSQAFALPEGKVSLAGGGYHPYDGSFSGLKTAVLRLVQQLERDGDPLPIEDISASFQATVAKALTKRAIACALDYGLDTIAVGGGVAANSGLRQHLQAAATANNLRVLFPPLKFCTDNAAMIACAAADHLSRGHLSPITLGVESRLSLSQVMKLYQ; this is encoded by the coding sequence ATGACAACTGTTTTAGCAATCGAAACTAGCTGTGATGAAACTGCCGTGGCAATTGTTAACAATCGTCAAGTTTGCAGCAGTATCATAGCTTCACAAATTCCAGTCCACCAGCAGTACGGTGGAGTGGTACCGGAGGTAGCCTCACGAGCGCACTTGGAAACGATAAATGACGCGATCGCTCAAGCGATGGATCAAGCTCAACTAGGTTGGGATAAAATCGATGGGATCGCTGCCACTTGTGCGCCTGGACTTGTAGGAGCGCTGTTAGTGGGGCTAACTGCTGCCAAAACTTTAGCAATCTTACACAATAAACCATTTTTGGGAGTTCACCACCTTGAAGGTCACATCTACGCGACTTATTTGAGTGAGCCAACTTTAGATCCCCCTTTTCTTAGCTTACTGGTTTCTGGGGGACATACAAGCTTAATTTACGTTAAGGAATGTGGCAGGTATGAAAGTCTGGGTGAAACTCGTGATGATGCTGCTGGGGAAGCTTTTGACAAAGTAGCTAGGCTATTAAAGCTGGGTTATCCTGGCGGCCCAGTCATTGATAAACTAGCGCAAACAGGTAATTCTCAAGCCTTTGCGTTGCCGGAAGGAAAAGTGTCCTTAGCTGGTGGGGGATATCATCCCTATGATGGCAGTTTTAGCGGCTTAAAGACGGCTGTACTGCGTTTAGTGCAGCAATTAGAGAGGGATGGAGATCCATTGCCTATAGAGGACATTTCCGCCAGCTTCCAGGCGACAGTAGCCAAGGCATTAACCAAGAGAGCGATCGCCTGTGCTTTAGACTATGGTCTAGATACCATTGCTGTAGGTGGTGGGGTAGCCGCTAACAGTGGTTTGAGACAGCACCTACAAGCAGCAGCCACCGCAAATAATCTCCGCGTCCTCTTTCCCCCCCTAAAATTCTGTACCGATAACGCCGCCATGATAGCCTGCGCTGCCGCCGATCACTTATCACGGGGTCATCTATCCCCCATCACCTTAGGCGTAGAGTCACGCCTCAGTCTTAGCCAAGTGATGAAGTTATATCAGTAA
- a CDS encoding photosystem I reaction center protein subunit XI — MAQAVDASKNLPSDPRNREVVFPAGRDPQWGNLETPVNASPLVKWFINNLPAYRPGLTPFRRGLEVGMAHGYFLFGPFAKLGPLRDAANANLAGLLGAIGLVVLFTLSLSLYANSNPPKALASVTVPNPPDAFQSKEGWNNFASAFLIGGIGGAVVAYFLTSNFALIQGLVG; from the coding sequence ATGGCGCAAGCAGTAGACGCATCAAAAAATCTCCCCAGTGACCCCAGAAATCGGGAAGTGGTTTTTCCGGCAGGACGCGATCCTCAATGGGGCAACCTAGAAACCCCGGTTAACGCTTCTCCCTTAGTCAAGTGGTTTATTAACAACCTACCCGCCTATCGCCCAGGTCTCACCCCTTTTAGACGTGGATTAGAAGTAGGTATGGCTCATGGTTACTTTCTGTTTGGCCCCTTTGCCAAATTAGGTCCACTGCGGGATGCAGCTAATGCTAACTTAGCAGGTTTGTTAGGTGCTATAGGTTTGGTGGTGCTTTTCACACTTTCTCTGTCTTTGTACGCTAATAGCAATCCACCCAAGGCTCTTGCCAGTGTTACTGTACCCAATCCTCCTGATGCTTTCCAATCCAAAGAAGGCTGGAATAACTTTGCCAGTGCTTTTTTAATTGGTGGTATTGGTGGCGCGGTAGTTGCTTACTTTTTGACTAGTAATTTTGCTTTAATTCAAGGTCTAGTAGGCTAA
- the gmk gene encoding guanylate kinase, translated as MMQVLSIQNCATTKENPSSGKLIVLTGPSGVGKGTLMRSLLQRHPELYYSVSATTRAPRPGEVNGESYYFISRNKFEELLAQGEFLESAEFAGNYYGTPREAVLNQIQSGKLVVLEIELAGARQIRASFPEALSIFILPPSFEELEKRIRGRGQDSEEAIARRLQRATEEIQAADEFDIQIVNDDFEAALQAIEVALFG; from the coding sequence ATGATGCAAGTTTTATCCATCCAGAATTGTGCTACTACCAAAGAAAATCCATCGTCAGGCAAGCTGATTGTTTTAACCGGGCCTAGTGGGGTCGGTAAAGGTACTTTAATGCGATCGCTCCTTCAGCGTCATCCGGAACTTTATTACTCTGTATCTGCAACAACTCGCGCTCCCCGTCCTGGGGAAGTAAATGGCGAAAGCTATTACTTCATTAGCCGCAACAAATTTGAAGAATTGCTTGCTCAAGGCGAATTTCTCGAATCGGCAGAATTTGCGGGTAATTATTATGGCACTCCTCGTGAAGCTGTACTGAACCAAATTCAATCTGGTAAGTTAGTTGTGCTGGAAATTGAACTAGCCGGGGCAAGACAAATTCGTGCTTCTTTCCCTGAAGCGTTGAGTATTTTTATTCTGCCGCCTTCCTTTGAAGAGTTGGAGAAACGGATTCGGGGACGTGGACAGGACTCAGAGGAAGCGATCGCCCGTCGCTTACAACGTGCCACAGAAGAGATTCAAGCTGCGGATGAATTTGATATTCAAATTGTGAATGACGATTTTGAAGCTGCACTCCAGGCGATCGAAGTAGCTTTATTTGGATAA
- a CDS encoding GNAT family N-acetyltransferase has product MGFWKTWFSTPESATSRTQPLEEHTVDATGNSNPKSDASAATRNAERIVFSTERDIDLYELEELCDAVGWSRRPLRKVKKAIEHSFLVATMWQVRGNQRRLIGFARATSDHAFNATIWDVVVHPDFQGKGLGKALMKYVLKKLRSEEISNVTLFADPHVVDFYRTMGFMPDPEGIKGMFWYPH; this is encoded by the coding sequence ATGGGTTTTTGGAAAACTTGGTTTAGTACTCCTGAATCTGCGACAAGTAGAACACAACCGCTTGAAGAACATACAGTAGACGCTACGGGCAACTCTAATCCGAAAAGCGACGCTTCGGCAGCTACAAGAAATGCGGAACGTATCGTTTTTAGCACCGAGCGAGATATTGATCTGTATGAACTCGAAGAACTTTGTGATGCTGTAGGTTGGTCACGTCGTCCCTTAAGGAAAGTAAAGAAAGCCATTGAGCATAGTTTTCTCGTAGCCACAATGTGGCAAGTGCGAGGAAACCAAAGGCGGCTGATTGGTTTTGCCCGTGCTACCTCAGATCACGCTTTTAATGCCACTATTTGGGATGTGGTAGTTCACCCAGATTTTCAAGGTAAAGGACTGGGTAAAGCTTTGATGAAGTATGTACTTAAAAAACTCAGGAGTGAAGAAATTAGTAATGTGACCCTTTTTGCTGATCCTCATGTTGTAGACTTCTACAGGACTATGGGTTTTATGCCAGATCCGGAAGGCATCAAAGGTATGTTTTGGTATCCTCATTAA